ATCAGCGAGACGCCGATGACAAAGGGCTTGTAGATGCCGGGGCGCCTCAGCAGGGCCAGCTGGAAGCCCTGCtccagggggagggagggcgccTCTGACCCACGGTGCCAAGGCTTGGGGGGCTCAGCTTCTTGTCCCAGCCCCACCCGCGTCCTCAGGCACAGACGGGGGCGTCCCTGCTTCCCTCCTGTAAGGTGAGCAGGTCCTGACCCCCCACAGCTCTTCCTGActggctgggtggggggagccaccGAGGGGTTCTCTAAACCCCAGGGCCACCacctgggccccccccccccccactgtacAGATGAAGACATGAAGGCTCCAATGCGGGGTTCAAACCCAGGTGTGACGACTCTAACCCAGACTCTTCACCACGGCCCctgtcctgtctctctctctcacacacacaccacgcacacacccgcacacacccacacagtaAAGTCCAGGTCATGGAAGCCTGTCCAGGCCTCGTCTTTCTCTTCTGGGACGGGAAGCAGCAGGGCTCAGGCTCTCTGGGTGACTCTGAGACCCAGGCAAGGGGGGCTCCAGCCAGCCTcactgagggtgggggtgggtgccCCCCCGGGAACAGCCTGTGCTGCCCTCCCCACAGCCTCTCACCTGGTGCTCAGCCTCGATGGGGGGCTCTTCCCAGCCCTGCTCGGAGCCCCACAGGAACCGCAGGGCGGCCATGGCCTCCTGGCGCCTGTGCTGAGTTAGCAGGAAGCGCGGGGTCTCAGGCACACAGCTCATGAGCAGCAGCATGAGGGTGGGCGGcacacagcccagcacagccagcCAGCGCCACTCCAGcacccagcctggggagggggcgagcGGACGGCAGAGCTGGGGTGAGGCCCTGCCGGCGACCTCCGCGTGGCGGCTCACGTCGCCGTCATCATCATTGCCCTCCTGTgccctggttcaccccccacatccccacagcagccaggtctgggccaggctggagctgggagctgagagctccatctgagcctcccacgtgggcggctgGGACCCAGCGCTTgagcactcgagccatcctctgccgccGCCCGGGGTGAATgcgtgggagctgggctggacgtggagctgggactcagcccaCTCTTCTACGGGTGATGTGCTACGCACTGCAGCCAGCCCTCACTACGACCGCGGACACGAGTGGTCACAGCGGACCGCGTACGTGTGATGACGGTCCACAAGACTGTCCCGGAGTCGGGAAGCTCCGGTCGTCCAGTGATGTCGCCATCGTGACACCGCGGCACAGCGAGCCCCGGCACATCCGTGAGTGGCTCCACATAGTGGAGCCACAAGGCCAGTCACTGGCCCGGTGCTGTCCCACGGGGGGCAAACGTATCACCTGCACGTCACTCTGTCGGCTCAGCAGAGGGGAGCCACGCTAGTGGACCAAACTCAGAAACGGGTTGGCCACgttggtgcagcgggttaagccgctgcctgagacGCCGGCCTCTCACACCAGagcgccagtctgagtcctggctgctctgcttcccgtacggctgcctgcctgtgtgcctgggaagcagtggaagacggtgcCGATgattcggcccctgcacccacgagggagacctggattgagctccggcctcctggcttcagcctggaccaaccccgGCTGCTGGGGCCGTgggaaccagcggacagaagatctctcgtgtctaattctgcctttcacataaataaatctttaaaaaatcaactcaggccggcgccacggctccctaggctaatctgcctgcagtgctggtatcccgggttctagtcctggttggggcgctgggtactagtcctggttgctcctcctccagtccagctctctgctgtggcccaggaaggcagtggaggatggcccaagtgcttggaccctgcacccgcatgggagaccaggaggaagcacctggctcctgcctttggattggtgcagcaccagccatggcagccatttggggggtgaaccaacggaagggagacatttctgtctctctctcttactgtccaactctgactgtcaaaaaaaaaaaaaaaaaatcaactcaggaggtcggcactgtggtagagcaggttaagccagcgcctgcagtgctggcatcccacatcggcactggcttgagtcccggctgctctgcttccgatccagctccctgctaatgcgcctgggcaagcagcggaagatggtcatggtgcttgggctcctgcactcatgtgggagacccaggagcagccctccattgtggccatttggggagtgaaccagtggatggaagatctctccctctcctctaacactgcctttcaagtaataataatgataataataataataaacaacacACAGGTCTCTACAAAGACCTGCACAGAGACCTCTCAGTGCAGAGAAGCAGCCGGGCAGACTGGGGTGCGCTAGGGGTGCTGTACGCCACGCAGGGGGCTCTGCCCACCGCAAGGCTCCCACGGCAGCCAGCCCACTGGCAGGCTTCTGACTGCACCAAGGCCTCGGGCCCGAATGCCACCCACTCCGAAGACCAGAGGGCGCGAGCCCTGGGTGGCCGTGGGCGGCCAGGCCTGAGCTCcctgaccccagctcctggctccccccgcgcctgcctccccctgctgccAGGTACCTTTCCTGTGCCGCTCAACGTGACCCCCAACAGTGGTGGAGGCTCCCAGGGGTGGTGTGACCTGGACAAGGTCGCGCCTAAGAGCAGAGCTGTTCATGAATCTGTGGCCCACCCCTCCCCGAGGCGCCCGGCTCTGCCCTGCGGTCCCTGGACGCGGCCAGCCCAGgaatccgctggtttgctcctgCACAGTAGGGTACTGGCCTGAGCAGTTAGCCCTCCCTACACCCCCAGAGCGGGGCCGGGGAAGGTGAGGCCAGCGCCCAGGGCTGAGTCACAGGCCCCAGGGACGCGGCCCGGAGCCGGGCAGCTCGGGTGCTGGCCGTGCGACCGCAGCCAAGTCCCCGGCTTCCATGAAGCTCTGTGCCCGCATCTATGAGATGGCCATGAACGGTCAAGAGAGACAGCGAAAGCTCTACCTGCCAGGTAGGCCAGGAGGATGCCCGTGACGACCATCAGCTGCACACAGGAGCCGAGCAGCCCGCGGACGGCCGGGTAGGCAACCTCGGAGATGTAGACCTGCCGGCGAGCGCGGGACACTTCACCTGGCGCCCCGCTGCCGCCGTTCAGAGGCGAGCAGAGGCTGGGCTCGGGCCACCGGCCAGCCACCCCTCGCCCTCGAGGTGCCTCCCACCCGCCTCACCCCCGTgtgctgggccaggagaagcTGGGGATTTtatgtttctgcctctccctgggcACAGACACAGCTGCCCTGGTCATGGGTGAACGGTGCAGAGGCGTGGGCAAGGCCCTGCTGACCCCTGAGCCCAAGGGCGGGGCAGCCAGGGGAGTGACTGGGGGCCACTGGTCACCCAGCAGTCCCACGCCGGGGCCCCGATCCTCACACACCTCATTCTACAGGGGCCGAGGCCCAGCGCGCCCTGCCCAGGTAAGCCCCAGAGCTGGGATCCGGGGGGCTCCAGGTGAAGTGTGGGGCCaggcaggagaggctgggggtgggcttGTGAGCCACAGAACTCAGTGCTTTGGCCCTGGGCGGAGCCAGATTTGCTATCTGGGGCCTGAGAGGCGGAGCCATGCGTGAGGCCCCTGCTGACCACCCACAGGGGCCACCTCCCTCCAGGGCAGTCTGCGAGCCCGAGGTAGTAACAGCGGCTTCTTCCCAGGACCCAGGTGAGGGCTGGGAGCTGAGGCGCCTACCGCAGGCTGCCCAGCACCAGGAGACCCAGGCCCGCAAGCCGCCCCCCGGGTTTGTCTGGCCGGGAAGCAGGGGCCACTCACCGGGGCCACGAGCGAGGCCACTCCGCAAGCCAGGCCGGTGAGCAGGCGGCCGCCGAGCAGCACCCACACGTCCCGGGCCGCGGTGATGACGGCGAAGCCCACCACGAAGGGCGCCGCGCAGAGCATCAGGCTCGGCTTGCGCCCCGCGCGGTCCACCAGGCCCCCGCCGAGCACGCCCCCGGCCGCGGCGCCCAGGGTCACCATGGCCTGCGGGAGGGGCGGCGGGCTCAGCGGCGGGCGCGGGGCTCGccgcccagccctggcggccGCGGGGGAAGGGCTGCGGGGGTCCCGGCTCGGCCGAGGGGGCCTCACCCCGAACCAGGAGGCCTCGCTGTCGTCcaggcgcggggcggggggcgcggcgCGCCGCAGGCTCGGGATGGCCGGGGAGCTGTAGCCGAGGGCGAAGCCGAAGCTGAGCGGGCCCAGGGCGGCGGCGAAGGCGGCGAGGAAGACGCGGCGGCTGCGGGGAGCGCTGCGGGGCAGGGCCGAGGTGAGCGGCGCCCCCGGGCCAGGCCGCGCCCCGGGCCGAGGCCCCCGACGCTCACCTGCTGCCCGGCGGCCCCAGGAGCGGCTGGGTCTCCCGGTCCTCAGGCGTCATCTTGGCGGCCAACGCTCGCCGGCGGACTCTGACGCCGGAACCGCCACGGTCCCGCGAGTGCAGCCTCACCGGCCTCTCCCCGCGGAGCCGGCCGAGGAGCGGGGGGCGGTGCCGGGGCGGGATCGGAACCGCCGCGCGTGCAGGAACAGCCAATGGGAACGCAAGGCGGGGTTAGCGTCTGCGCTAGGACCCGCCCGCCAAGTCAAAGCAGGCCAATGGAAGCACAGAGCTGGTTGAGGACACCGCCCCTAGGACACAGCTGCCCAGTGCAGAGGCAGGACGGAGTTTGTGTCCCGCCCGGAGTCAGCCGTCCAATTAGGGTGCGGTGCGAGCTCGGAGGCGGGGCCAGAAAGCTGCTGCCTCCTAACGGAACCGGCCAATGAGTGGAGGGCGGGGTTAGGCACCGCCTCTCAATCTAGCTTCAACCAATGAGCGTAGGAGTGGGGCGGAGGCAAGCACGTGCGTCAGCGCCCGCTATTTCTCCTCCCCGCGCCGGCGCCCGGGCCGAGGTTCCCGCGCGGCGTTAACAGCTGCCGGAGCGCGTGATCGCAGGCTCGGCCGACCCCCGAGGGCCTCGGGGCGGAAAGTCTCCAAGCAAACGCTCTCTCCCGTCGGACCCTGAGACCGGCCGGGGGCTTCCGGGGGCGGAGGCGGAGCCCCGCGTCTCCCGGGTCGCTGGCGGCAAGGCGGCCGTCCGCGTCGCGCGCGGGTGGGACCGTGCCCGGCCCCCGGACAGTCCCCTCGCTTCGCAGGGAGCCCCGGCCCTTCAGCCTCCTGCCGCCAGCGGACTGCATGCCCCAGCCCTTCACCGGGTGCACCTGTCGCCTCTGGCCCTGTGCGCCCAGTTCACACCGCACACTCCGGGTGCGGGCGAGCGCGGGGGACGGAGAGGCCTCCAGTCCCCACCTCCAGTCCCCACCTCCAGGATAATCGCGGGGTGCAAAGTCCTCGCTCTTGCCGCCACCCCCCGAAGCCCCGTTCTGCAGAGAGGCCTCCGAGGTGAGCTGCGCGTGAAGACCACCGCCCGTGCGGGGGGCTGTCGGGGGTCGCTGCTTGACCCACAGCCGTTTTGCCGTCCTGACCACAAGCCCGCGCAGCAGGGAGCGCAGGCAGCTCTGAGCCATGGACCCCCACGTCGCCTGCTTTGCTTCGCCCGCCCGTGCAGGGTTCGCCGCGTGGCCGTGGGAGCAGCTCCCGTCCGGTCCACGTTCTGGCCAAGCGCGCGGCTCGGACCCGCGACTCCTGTCCCACGCCGGCAGCTCCAGTGCTGCTGGTTTGGCGGGAGGGCTCCAGGCTGAGAGGTAGGGTAGGGGACAGAGGCGACCCCAAGGACTGGGGCCGCGGGCGCTCGGGGGAGGACCCCTGCGCCCGGGTTCCTGCGGAATCTGTAAACCTGATCCAGGGAGGCTGCCTGCTGGGGGACCCCGGGCCCTTCCCCTGCAGGGGCGGCGCGGGAGAGAGAATCTGCCGGGGGGAGGCCCTGCCCAGAGACCCCCAGGACCCTTCAGAGCCACTTTCGGGGCCCCAGGAGCCGCCGTTTCTCGTGGTGGGTGGTGGATGGGCAGTTTCCACCGGGAGAGACCTAACGGGGGAGGCAGCTGGTTGAGAACAAAGGCCAACGACCTTCTCCCCGTGCCCTGGACTTTGTCCTTGCTCAGCCCCTGGCTGGGGCGGACACTTGTGTTTCACGGGTGCTCGGCCCAGCCCACACCTGTCGGAGGAGGTAAGTTTTTATTGTTTCAGAGTAAcaataaaaacagacaaaaccaTCTGGAGACTTCGGACAGGTTCCTGTTCCACAGAGAGCGGGAGGAGCTTCCAGGACCTGGCCAGTGCTGGTCGTGGCTGGCTCGGGCCACGGCAAACCGAACCGAACCAAAACCGCGAGGGGGTGGCGGGCAGGAAGGAGACTTATTAATGATAGCACAGTCCAAAAGCAGTGCTCCTTATAAAGGAAACAGATCAGGTGACAGAAATCAAAACTGTAAGGAAAAACTAACTCCCACTGCGGGtataaaagagaagagaaggttGCAGAAGTAAGAATGCACGGTTTTGATTTATTCAAAGTGTCGATCTAAAACCTCAGTGAAATCTACCGCCTTTTTTACAAGGGGACTGATGGCTGTCGCGGGGAGGCCCCCCGGCCGGCCCAGGGTGCGGGTTTGGTCCGAGAGGTCGCCCTGGGCCGGGAGCCGCGTTCTGCTGAGAATCAGTGTCAGGAAACTTCCGCAGGAGAGCGGGAGCTGGCCCAGGGGCCGGGGGCCGCCTCACTTCAAGTCGATGGCCTCTTCATCTGAGGAGGCTGTGAGCGGGCAGGGGCTGCTGCCGCAGGCCGCGCCGCCCTCCCCGTCCACCGCAGGCTCCTGGCCGCGCCCCTCGGCCGTGGCTTCGCACGTGGGAGCACTTTCCAAGGAGCCTGATGTGATCCTGGGAGAGAGAAGTCCGTCAAAGGACCCACGAGATCATCTGGCCTGTTCTGCCGTTCTGGGCGGCACAGCCCCGCCCCGAGCCCCTCGCCAGTCACGGGCACGaatcccaccctgccctgcctcccagccctgcgGCAGGGGCCCGTTGGGGCGGCTCGGGGCCGGGTGCAGGACCCCTGGGTTCAGGAGGCGTCGTGTGCTTTCCAGATTGCAAACTTGTACAATGTCGCTTGGCCTAAAACTCTCCCAGGGCCACCCCAGACAGAGCGCGAGTCTGGGGCTCCTGACCTGGCCCCGCtgacccctctgcctcccagggcaccccCACTTTCCCTGCCTCCTCAGGACTCTCTTGGTTGCTCCATAACTCATCTGACCAAAACCAGTTTCCTCTTCCCAGGGAGGTCATGTGTTCATAACTGCCCATCAGCTTGCAAAGCCTGCCTTGGCCCAGTCGTCATTTGAGAcgtcgttttatttatttatttgaaaggcggagggaggggcagaggggaaggaaggagggagggagggagcgagcaagaggcttccatctgctggtcactctgcAATTGCcctcaaaggccaggactgggccaagttgaaggcagtagccaggaactccatctgggtctgctagGCGGGTGGCAAGCACGTGAGTACTTGggccgttatctgctgcctccctgatgcgttaataggaagctggatggacTCGGAGGCGGGACTTGATCCTGAGCACTGATCCTGGATCTGACTTGATCCTGGACATAGGATTTGGACATTGCAGGAAGAGACccagcccgctgcaccacaaccctgCCCCTCTGCCCATTCTGGAGTTcaccctgtcccc
This DNA window, taken from Lepus europaeus isolate LE1 chromosome 12, mLepTim1.pri, whole genome shotgun sequence, encodes the following:
- the SLC2A8 gene encoding solute carrier family 2, facilitated glucose transporter member 8 isoform X2 gives rise to the protein MTPEDRETQPLLGPPGSSAPRSRRVFLAAFAAALGPLSFGFALGYSSPAIPSLRRAAPPAPRLDDSEASWFGAMVTLGAAAGGVLGGGLVDRAGRKPSLMLCAAPFVVGFAVITAARDVWVLLGGRLLTGLACGVASLVAPVYISEVAYPAVRGLLGSCVQLMVVTGILLAYLAGWVLEWRWLAVLGCVPPTLMLLLMSCVPETPRFLLTQHRRQEAMAALRFLWGSEQGWEEPPIEAEHQGFQLALLRRPGIYKPFVIGVSLMAFQQLSGVNAVMFYAETIFEEAKFKNSSLASVVVGVIQVLFTALAALIMDRAGRRLLLTLSGVIMVFSTSAFGAYFKLAQGGPGNSSHVDLLAPVSTEPIDPNVGLAWLAVGSMCLFIAGGPPALRRVLARLCLLHLRRPFHFVLRP
- the SLC2A8 gene encoding solute carrier family 2, facilitated glucose transporter member 8 isoform X1, with product MTPEDRETQPLLGPPGSSAPRSRRVFLAAFAAALGPLSFGFALGYSSPAIPSLRRAAPPAPRLDDSEASWFGAMVTLGAAAGGVLGGGLVDRAGRKPSLMLCAAPFVVGFAVITAARDVWVLLGGRLLTGLACGVASLVAPVYISEVAYPAVRGLLGSCVQLMVVTGILLAYLAGWVLEWRWLAVLGCVPPTLMLLLMSCVPETPRFLLTQHRRQEAMAALRFLWGSEQGWEEPPIEAEHQGFQLALLRRPGIYKPFVIGVSLMAFQQLSGVNAVMFYAETIFEEAKFKNSSLASVVVGVIQVLFTALAALIMDRAGRRLLLTLSGVIMVFSTSAFGAYFKLAQGGPGNSSHVDLLAPVSTEPIDPNVGLAWLAVGSMCLFIAGFAVGWGPIPWLLMSEIFPLHVKGVATGVCVLTNWLMAFLVTKEFSSLMEALRPYGAFWLASAFCIFGVLFTLFCVPETKGKTLEQITAHFEGR